The DNA region GCAGCTGCCTGCTATATGTTTACTGAGGCTGGCAGGGTAGGTGAACTCTCGGCTGCAGTGAGGGCATACGTGGACCTCCTGCTCTTGTGGCGTCTCCTCTTTAACCTGGCTAGGGGCCTTgttagcagtagcagcagtctcATTCCTCTGAGTTACAGCCTTCTGGACCAGCTGGTTCTTCTTCTTACCGAGGGAACTCATCTTGGTTTTGCCAGGAGGTTCTTGGTTGAAGTTGAGCCTCTTGGGTTGGCCCATTCTGCGGAAGGCGTTGTGCCCTGCGTTGGCAGCAGAGGCAGGGGACAGAGCTCCGTTCTGAGGCTTCACTATCTGTCTGAGAGGGATGGGGTTCTTCTTGGGAGTGTACCGCCTCTTATCACTGGCGTTGGCACAGGCTAGTATGTGCTTGTGCAGCTCGGGCATGTTGTCGAAGCTCTTGCCGCACTTGGTGCAGCGGATGGCAGTGCTGAATGTCTGGGGGATGTTGTGTGTAGTGAAGTTGGTGGCCGAGGCCACCGAGCCTGCAGCCGTGCGGTTGTGGTAGGGGAATGGGGGTGGCTTGAAACTGGGGTAGTGTTGATTAATGCCCAGACGTACATCTGGGCCTTTAGGCTTGCCTCCCTCAGAGGCCATGATCTTTATAGTAGTGTACAGCTCTTCAGTTGGGTCCTCCAGTCCATCCTCTTCATGCTTCCCATTAGTATCAGGCTGCTCCTCTTTCTTCACATCGGAGACCCCCTGGGAGGAGGCAACTTCAGCAGAGGACTCGGGCCCTATGGCTGTGGTTGAGGACGGGTTACTCTCCTCTTTGGCCCTGGCTGGGTCTGTGTAGTTCTGTGGCCTCGGCTTGCCGCTCTCCACCGCTGTGTGTGTGCACGGCTGGCTGGGATGCAGGTCCTTCTGGTGCTGCTGGAGGTTGCAGAGGAAGGCAAACTCCTTAGAGCAGACGGAGCAGACAAAGATGCGTCCCACGCCGTGGAGGGCCGTGCGGTGCTCCAGCAGAGCCGGGGCGTTCCCGAACAGCTGCACACAGAACTCACACTTGTAGGGCCACTCAGCGGCGTGCTCTAGGATGTGCCGACTGAGCTCTTTGATGGAACGGAAGGGGTcctcacacacattacacacaaatTTCTTACTGAAGGGCTCTGGCTCCgatccctcttcctcctcttccgaCAACGACGagtcagcagcagcagacagaggTGAAGACCCTGTGCCACTAGGAGAAAGGACTAAGTCAGCCAGCTGATCATTGTGCTGGGGCTCCCCTTTAATCACAGTGCTAGAGAGTGATGGTGGGGAGACCACTGGTGGAGCTGGGATATCTGATATGGCAGCAGGCGAGGTCGACGAGGCAGAGAGGAGGGATTCTGTTACGGATGATAAAACAGGGAGTTCAGAGCATTGGGATTTCTCCTGTCCCTCAGTAATAATCGGTTCCAGGTCTTGATTAATTTGGACATCCACCGAACTTTGGTTCCCAATCCTTGCAGGTTTCGATTGTGTTGAGGACTGACTCAGAGCGACAGCATCAGATACAGAGGAGGGCTCTGTAGAGGGGCTTGATATAGCTTCCCTGGTAAGGGGATCTGTATTGTGGGTGGAGTCTATTGGCTTAGTGATATGTTCCTCATCTCTATAACTGTTACTTACTGCAGCTAACATTGTCTCTGCTGTGGTAGAGTTCGATATGCAAACTGGCTCATCCTCACCATGGTCGATGGATCTGGGGGACATTttgggggagaggacagggagagagctGAGCGTAGGGCAGTCTGGTGAGGGCATGGTGGGTAGGACAGGGGGAGGTGGCGTTGGAGAGGTCAGACTGGAGCCGCAAGGGGAGGAGGGATTCATAGTGACAGGCgttagagagggaggagagggatgggctGATTCAGAGGGCAGATTGGAAGAGGGACTGTGAGAAGCGGTGCCTGTACCACTGCCTGAAGTATACTGAGAATCTGGGCTTCCCAAGGGAGAAGAGCCCTCCTCTTCTGCTGGGTTTAAGCCAGCATACTCATTCATCAACACTTTCTCTAGCATGCTGGTGTTGGGCTTCTTCTTCTTGGTGGGGGGCTGTGCCGGAGATGGACTTCCCTTAGACTCTGGCTCCGCTGTACTCTTCCGACTCATGCTTAAATCCAGCACTGCCTCCCCGGGCGTCTTGCTGAAGCTGTCACTCCTCTTGCTGATGCCGCTGGACAGGTCCAAGGGATGCTGATTACACGAGTTCCCTCCGGTCCGAGAGGCAGGCCAGCTGCACCCATCCTTCCCGCTGGGACTCACAGTGTCCCTCTCCTCCTTGCTGGACAGACTCCAGGCAGGGGACATGCCCAGGCTCTCCAGATTTGGCACTTTGAGGGTGTACGACGAGACCCCCGCCTCGCTCTTACAGCCGTCTGCTTTCAGCGCAGGGCTGCACTGTGGAGATGAGGAGGGGGAAGCTGTTCTTCTCTTAAACCTGCCTGAGGCTGCAGGCAGCGATGTAACGGAGAGAGGGGGAGCTAATCTGTGCCTCTCTGCTATCAGGGTGATGGTGGGTTTCTGATTGTCTGTCTGGGTCTGGAGGAGCTGTTTGAGCTTAGGAGACAGATAAACCGTTTTCTCCTTTTGAAATGCTAATGAGTCTGAGGACTGAGGGAAGACACTTCCCACCAACAAGGCGGATGAGGAAGACGAGGAGGCGGAAGAGGACCCAGTTTCAGACTCCATTTTAAGACTGGGCATGAGCGGGGGTGTCGACGTTCTCCTTTTCGTCATGGGCTGGCTGAGATTCGAGACCTGCTTCACAGCACATGTCCTGGTGTCCACTTTGAGAGCCTGACTGATCTGATTGGGGCTGATCATCACTGCATCGAGACCAAACAGTGCTGCAGAACTGGAGTCCACTTCGATCACCTCACAGCCGCTGACTGAACTAGTGGACAGGATCTTGCCGTCGATGTACAGGCTGAGATTCTCTGAGATGTTATTGGATATGTCGACCATGTACTCCTCTCGGTCCCCCTCATCCTCAGTGTCTGCACTGGGCACATAGACGAGGGGTGGGCTGGCGCTAGGGGACTGTTCAGGCAGATGATGCTGCTGGGATGGGCTTTCCTGCAGCAGCATGCCTTTCCTGCGGACACCCTTGGGCAATAAGTGGCGCTCGTGGATTCTGCGCTGGTGTCTGCGCATGTTGGTATGAGTGCCGAAAGCCTTATTACAGTACTTGCAAGGATGAAGCTCCTTTGTCTCACCATTCTCATCCACGATAAAGGGCCGGTCACTCTCAGCCGCAGGGTCCTTCCTCACAACCTCAAGGCTCTGCATAGGTCCTCCAGGGACAGGGGAGCCCCTGACCACATAGTGGCCACCAGCCTGCCCCAGAGGAGTGAGTAAAGTAGCAGTCCCAGCTAGTGAGCCAGGCCTTTGGCCTTTGTTCTTTGGCCCGTTCTCATGCCTCCGCTCGTGGCGCCGACGCCCCACCTGCGAGCCGAAGGACTTGCCACAGTAGCGGcatttgaatgtgtgtgtttgctggTTTGCAGTggcatggatgtgtgtgtggcgCTCTAGGCCCTGTTTGGTGGAGAAATGGCGCTCGCAATGCTGGCAGGGATGGGACTCCTCTCCGTGGGGGTCACCTTCCAGGTCAGGGTCGGGGTCAGGGTCTGCCTCTggttcaggccttgatagggatGAGGCAGTCTCAGTGTCATGCTGAAGGCTCCCAGGCCCCTCCTCAACTGGGCTGCTATGGCTTAGTGGCAGATCAGGCTGCTCAATCTTCTCCTCCGGCTCAGCTTCAGTAGCAGACTGAGCACGCTGTAGTGTCAGCGACGGCGGCTGCTGCAGATCCCCTAGGTCTTCCTCTTCATCATTTGGACCTACAACAGCAGAACGACAGAGTTACAGTTACATCAATTAATTTAaatgtaacaacaacaaaaaaattgaaatacaTGAATAACAGGACTTAACTAGCTTATACCTAGGGCTGCTGCGGGCATACGCATATTAGAGTTTATGCATATGAGCCCAAGCCTGAAAAAAACCCTGAATTAAAATGATGATTGTgtcattatacaatacatagcctacagcatattacgcatggctgaaaaacataaaactgatttaagatgtctttggtacataattggtctaacctatactccaaaattaaacaaatatagcactgggtagctgcaggaacagggttggagagcccatggcatacagtggggagaacaagtatttgatacactgccgattttgcaggctttcctacttacaaagcatgtagaggtgtgtaatttttatcataggtacacgtcaactgtgagagacggaatctaaaacaaaaatccataaaatcacattgtatgatttttaagtaattaatttgcgttttattgcatgacataagtatttgatatatcagaaaagcagaacttaatatttggtacagaaacctttgtttgcaattacagagatcatacgtttcctgtaggtcttgaccaggtttgcacacactgcagcagggattttggcccactcctccatacagacccttcaggtttcggggctgtcgctgggcaatacagactttcagctccctccaaagattttctattgggttcaggtctggagactggctaggccactccaggaccttgggatgcttcttacggagccactccttagttgccctggctgtgtgttttgggtcgttgtcatgctggaagacccagctcgacccatcttcaatgctcttactgagggaaggaggttgttggccaagatctcgcgatacatggccccatccatcctcccctcaatacggtgcagtcgtcctgtcccctttgcgaAAAGCATCccgtgttcttggggttgtactcatccttcttcttcctccaaacacggcgagtggagtttagaccaaaaagctatatttttgtctcatcagaccacatgaccttctcccattcctcctctggatcatccagatggtcattggcaaacttcagacgggcctggacatgtgctggcttgagcagggggaccttgcgtgcgctgcaggattataatccatgacggcgtagtgtgttactaatggttttctttgagactgtggtcccagctctcttcaggtcattgaccaggtcttgctgtgtagttctgggctgatccctcacctacctcatgatcattgatgccccatgaggtgagatcttgcatggagccccagaccgagggtgattgaccatcatcttgaacttcttccattttctaataattgcgccaacagttgttgccttctcaccaagctgcttgcctattgtcctgtagcccatcccagcctcgtgcaggtctacaattttatccctgatgtccttacacagctctctggtcttggccattgtggagaggttggagtctgtttgattgagtgtgtggacaggtgtcttttatacaggtaacgagttcaaacaggtgcagttaatacaggtaatgagtggagaacaggagggcttcttaaagaaaaactaacaggtctgtgagagccggaattcttactggttggtaggtgatcaaatacttatgttatgcaataaaatgcaaattaattacttaaaaatcatacaatgtgattttctggatttttgttttagattcagtctctcacatttgaagtgtacatatgataaaaaattatagacctctacatgctttgtaagtaggaaaacctgcaaaatcggcagtgtatcaaatacttgttctccccactgtccatagtttgggcggaatatcacctgttgcGTAGGgagagcatgctcctcaaacagtggttgtggcgagtgaaataagtgttcttatatttatttctcagctgctcattCTAAGCACATGCTCCGCTATAAAACTGAAGGAGCCTTCCGGGCATCATTGAAAAAACTGACCACCGGGAAAGCGTGAGGCCACCATTCACTGTTCCAGTGCAtagggaaaaactccctagaaaggcaggaacctaggaagaaacctagagaggaaccaggctctgaggggtggccagtcctcttctggctgtgccgggtggag from Coregonus clupeaformis isolate EN_2021a chromosome 12, ASM2061545v1, whole genome shotgun sequence includes:
- the prdm2b gene encoding PR domain zinc finger protein 2; this translates as MVVPGGTKETLADIPHHVWKSLPDSMRLSPSAVDQSRIGVWASWFIPKGKRFGPFVGEKKKRSQVSSNVYMWEVYFPARGWMCVDATDPMKGNWLRYVNWANSTQEQNLFPMEINRAIYYKVLQPIGPGDELLVWYNGEDNPEITAALEEERGSSLSKKNSPRAKRARRKLLERARQAGLGAFRGPKQTGVTKPIVREMWDTEEGPNDEEEDLGDLQQPPSLTLQRAQSATEAEPEEKIEQPDLPLSHSSPVEEGPGSLQHDTETASSLSRPEPEADPDPDPDLEGDPHGEESHPCQHCERHFSTKQGLERHTHIHATANQQTHTFKCRYCGKSFGSQVGRRRHERRHENGPKNKGQRPGSLAGTATLLTPLGQAGGHYVVRGSPVPGGPMQSLEVVRKDPAAESDRPFIVDENGETKELHPCKYCNKAFGTHTNMRRHQRRIHERHLLPKGVRRKGMLLQESPSQQHHLPEQSPSASPPLVYVPSADTEDEGDREEYMVDISNNISENLSLYIDGKILSTSSVSGCEVIEVDSSSAALFGLDAVMISPNQISQALKVDTRTCAVKQVSNLSQPMTKRRTSTPPLMPSLKMESETGSSSASSSSSSALLVGSVFPQSSDSLAFQKEKTVYLSPKLKQLLQTQTDNQKPTITLIAERHRLAPPLSVTSLPAASGRFKRRTASPSSSPQCSPALKADGCKSEAGVSSYTLKVPNLESLGMSPAWSLSSKEERDTVSPSGKDGCSWPASRTGGNSCNQHPLDLSSGISKRSDSFSKTPGEAVLDLSMSRKSTAEPESKGSPSPAQPPTKKKKPNTSMLEKVLMNEYAGLNPAEEEGSSPLGSPDSQYTSGSGTGTASHSPSSNLPSESAHPSPPSLTPVTMNPSSPCGSSLTSPTPPPPVLPTMPSPDCPTLSSLPVLSPKMSPRSIDHGEDEPVCISNSTTAETMLAAVSNSYRDEEHITKPIDSTHNTDPLTREAISSPSTEPSSVSDAVALSQSSTQSKPARIGNQSSVDVQINQDLEPIITEGQEKSQCSELPVLSSVTESLLSASSTSPAAISDIPAPPVVSPPSLSSTVIKGEPQHNDQLADLVLSPSGTGSSPLSAAADSSLSEEEEEGSEPEPFSKKFVCNVCEDPFRSIKELSRHILEHAAEWPYKCEFCVQLFGNAPALLEHRTALHGVGRIFVCSVCSKEFAFLCNLQQHQKDLHPSQPCTHTAVESGKPRPQNYTDPARAKEESNPSSTTAIGPESSAEVASSQGVSDVKKEEQPDTNGKHEEDGLEDPTEELYTTIKIMASEGGKPKGPDVRLGINQHYPSFKPPPFPYHNRTAAGSVASATNFTTHNIPQTFSTAIRCTKCGKSFDNMPELHKHILACANASDKRRYTPKKNPIPLRQIVKPQNGALSPASAANAGHNAFRRMGQPKRLNFNQEPPGKTKMSSLGKKKNQLVQKAVTQRNETAATANKAPSQVKEETPQEQEVHVCPHCSREFTYPASLSKHIAGSCPMKPVSKKAKKGAAAEATPAVDKNMSLRRRTTDSEIQQPEPVPKTLSKTRARNSGPVPAEAEAPPPVGKGKTAATQVCTKRPASFPAATVSLSKKSKKGKVQSLPPTPLPSETPSDSALRPAAQTKQRMGKEVQPKKGAEVKSPPQQQSQVPPKKEGERFSLRARERAVGPVTRSLQMANTAAPVEVKTEDLSSQEAKETQEYLLK